In one window of Tumebacillus algifaecis DNA:
- a CDS encoding MORN repeat-containing protein — protein sequence MKNWPRTVQSKVESMLKPKEQSLKDYVRFGRRYVSKRLILIIMILALALGVLAYQYLYLNPPAFLRELLGRNVFVENSQEIVKYSGYGKVVDENGVLLYEGDLKNGKFTGTGTIFGHNGEVLYKGEMKDGNKHGNGESYNGLGEIVYKGSFADDLYNGEGTTYYTNGDMRYTGNFKHGKMSGDGTMYFQQGKLMYKGLFVEDKYAGKGTEYFFNGQVKYDGMFLDNAYEGEGKLFAENGKKVFEGTFSGGDYQGAGKLYDKAGKLLFEGGFKEGQYNGDGKEYYSNGLVKYEGQYAAGKFHGVGTLTTEKGKPQYVGSFVEGKYDGEGELFTAEGTLRYKGQFQAGRESGQGERYNAKGMVVFKGQFQDGYPFYPGFLDLAPQKVEELLGKATDVRISEQGVPALEMVYAGNNMLFRFELDPANLDPDPEKQKEAKVTSIQLWGSEQLAELQQMLKEKQEAATKTTSGAASPTSPGGKTGDASKDQPTSPPLKLVRESGNVKVYAIGDDWYYCSYNGKVIARAEIAKAIK from the coding sequence GTGAAAAATTGGCCTAGAACCGTGCAGTCCAAAGTTGAATCGATGCTCAAACCAAAAGAGCAATCGTTGAAGGACTATGTCCGCTTCGGTCGGCGTTATGTTTCAAAACGGCTGATTTTAATCATCATGATCTTGGCTTTGGCGCTCGGCGTCTTAGCGTATCAATACCTCTATCTCAACCCGCCCGCCTTTTTGCGCGAACTGCTGGGGCGCAACGTCTTTGTCGAGAACTCCCAAGAGATCGTCAAATATTCCGGCTACGGTAAAGTTGTCGATGAAAACGGGGTTCTGCTTTACGAAGGCGACCTGAAAAATGGGAAATTCACAGGCACAGGCACCATTTTCGGCCATAACGGCGAGGTATTGTACAAAGGCGAGATGAAAGACGGCAACAAGCACGGCAATGGTGAATCCTACAACGGATTGGGAGAGATCGTGTACAAGGGCAGTTTTGCTGATGACCTGTACAACGGTGAAGGCACGACCTATTACACCAACGGCGACATGCGTTATACCGGCAACTTTAAGCACGGCAAGATGAGCGGCGACGGCACGATGTATTTCCAACAAGGCAAGCTGATGTACAAAGGTCTGTTTGTTGAAGATAAATATGCGGGCAAAGGCACCGAATACTTCTTTAACGGTCAGGTCAAATATGATGGAATGTTTCTCGATAACGCCTATGAAGGTGAAGGCAAGCTATTTGCGGAAAACGGTAAAAAGGTATTTGAAGGCACGTTTTCCGGCGGCGACTATCAAGGAGCTGGGAAACTTTACGACAAGGCTGGTAAGCTCCTGTTCGAAGGCGGGTTTAAAGAAGGACAGTACAACGGTGACGGCAAGGAATATTACAGCAATGGCCTAGTGAAATATGAAGGGCAGTATGCAGCCGGCAAGTTCCATGGAGTCGGGACACTGACCACAGAAAAAGGCAAACCGCAATATGTCGGCTCCTTTGTCGAAGGTAAGTATGACGGCGAAGGCGAACTGTTCACCGCAGAAGGCACACTGCGTTACAAAGGCCAGTTTCAAGCTGGTCGTGAGAGCGGGCAAGGGGAACGTTACAATGCGAAAGGCATGGTGGTATTCAAAGGCCAGTTCCAAGATGGGTATCCCTTCTACCCTGGCTTCCTCGATCTCGCCCCGCAGAAAGTGGAAGAATTGCTCGGCAAGGCTACAGATGTGCGAATCTCTGAGCAAGGTGTTCCGGCATTGGAGATGGTCTATGCGGGCAACAACATGCTGTTCCGCTTCGAACTTGACCCTGCCAATCTCGATCCCGATCCGGAGAAGCAAAAGGAAGCAAAAGTTACCTCGATCCAACTCTGGGGCTCGGAGCAGTTGGCAGAGCTGCAGCAGATGCTAAAAGAGAAGCAGGAAGCCGCCACTAAAACTACCAGCGGTGCCGCTTCGCCCACCTCACCAGGCGGCAAGACGGGGGACGCTTCAAAAGATCAGCCGACTTCTCCGCCGCTGAAACTGGTACGCGAATCGGGCAATGTGAAAGTGTATGCAATCGGCGACGATTGGTATTACTGTTCCTACAATGGAAAAGTGATCGCGCGAGCTGAAATCGCCAAAGCAATTAAATAA
- a CDS encoding phage tail protein codes for MYVDTTFFSLNRQADWEKGALHNLVFTERGVRIQRSERYGFYHTIRLDRIEGLDRVADFALGENDKIYLLDRSSNVFLYDYENHYADLIFRAGHSLFSPQAKLTRVGSHLLIAESEGINRLVAYSPGTGQAVWRMNRYSGIPVHPLAITTDRNGDAYVLLPLDPVRREGVVQAADNSFYGVLKVNSGGQPLHLYQHHTLMIKKASRLHNLQERFHITVGPDGKLFILDSKEREVTSFHADGKYEKCSRIQMYGGSPSGIGVDPHGALYVGDNHPIEQAWEDNRFILQFNEDGGYVDEVTGFRGQAMKLLAGYARKMYVWNEDENLITVLEQKRRTQPLGRQGALKGVYFSHAFDSTETETVWHKITVDSELPNETQLRISYYASDQTELIVGGRRVQLDDYLQDEHIPLAEKLPVLDQLYSVPIVNPKDALLRAKGRYIWFKVEWSGNDRKSPLMKKLRVYFPRNSYLDYLPGVYQQDSGSRDFLERYLSLFGTFFDEIEETIDHMSRFFDVDSSSGDLLKWLATWLGIAVDERWSEEQIRRLMKKSPELFKKRGTRQGLEEMIEVFTGEKPFIVEYFQYKYLLEKAQVKEYMEQLYGLDPYRFCVLIKPEVVKSEEERKILQKIIDEEKPAFSEAQLVVLEPRIYLGTHSYLGINTFLSEPTLLVLDDRTTMPNNTVLIDLDRDNRIGLHTRLELDANLE; via the coding sequence TTGTATGTTGACACGACCTTTTTCTCCTTAAATCGGCAGGCTGACTGGGAGAAAGGCGCACTGCATAACCTGGTCTTCACGGAGCGGGGCGTGCGGATTCAACGCTCTGAGCGCTACGGCTTCTATCATACGATCCGGCTTGACCGCATCGAAGGTTTGGATCGAGTTGCCGATTTCGCCCTTGGGGAAAACGATAAAATTTACTTGCTTGACCGCTCTAGCAATGTTTTTCTCTACGATTATGAGAACCATTATGCCGATCTTATCTTCCGCGCCGGACACAGTCTGTTCTCTCCACAAGCCAAGCTGACGAGGGTGGGCAGCCACCTGTTGATCGCTGAGAGTGAAGGGATCAATCGGTTGGTCGCCTACTCGCCGGGAACGGGGCAAGCGGTATGGCGGATGAACCGATACAGCGGCATCCCTGTCCATCCGCTGGCGATCACGACCGACCGGAACGGCGATGCCTACGTATTGCTCCCACTTGATCCAGTCCGACGCGAAGGCGTTGTTCAGGCGGCCGACAACTCGTTTTACGGCGTGTTAAAAGTCAACTCGGGCGGCCAGCCGCTACATCTGTATCAGCATCACACGTTGATGATTAAGAAAGCGAGCAGGCTGCACAACTTGCAGGAGCGCTTCCACATCACGGTCGGACCGGATGGCAAACTTTTCATCCTCGACAGCAAGGAGCGAGAGGTTACGTCCTTTCATGCGGACGGCAAGTATGAAAAGTGTTCGCGCATCCAAATGTACGGTGGGTCACCGTCGGGGATCGGCGTCGATCCGCATGGCGCACTCTATGTCGGTGATAACCATCCGATCGAGCAGGCCTGGGAGGACAATCGCTTTATCTTGCAATTTAACGAAGACGGTGGCTATGTCGATGAAGTGACCGGCTTCCGCGGCCAAGCGATGAAATTGCTGGCCGGTTATGCTCGCAAGATGTATGTCTGGAACGAAGATGAAAACTTGATCACCGTGCTCGAACAGAAGCGCCGGACACAGCCGCTGGGTAGACAAGGTGCTTTAAAAGGGGTCTACTTCTCCCATGCGTTCGATAGTACGGAAACCGAAACGGTCTGGCACAAAATCACGGTGGACAGCGAATTACCAAATGAAACGCAACTGCGCATCTCCTACTATGCATCCGACCAAACAGAGTTGATAGTTGGCGGCCGACGCGTGCAGCTGGATGATTATCTACAGGATGAACACATTCCGCTTGCAGAGAAACTGCCGGTGCTTGACCAACTGTACTCCGTCCCAATCGTCAATCCGAAAGATGCCTTGTTGCGAGCAAAGGGACGCTATATCTGGTTCAAGGTCGAGTGGAGCGGCAATGACCGCAAGTCGCCGCTGATGAAAAAACTCCGGGTGTACTTCCCGCGCAACTCCTATCTGGACTACCTGCCAGGCGTGTATCAGCAAGACTCTGGAAGCCGCGATTTTCTGGAGCGCTATCTGTCCTTGTTTGGCACCTTCTTCGATGAGATAGAAGAGACGATCGACCACATGTCCCGCTTTTTCGACGTCGATTCCTCGTCAGGTGATCTGTTGAAGTGGTTGGCAACCTGGCTTGGCATCGCTGTTGACGAGCGCTGGAGTGAAGAACAGATTCGCAGGCTGATGAAAAAAAGTCCAGAGCTGTTCAAAAAGCGTGGAACGCGACAAGGGCTCGAAGAGATGATTGAAGTCTTTACGGGCGAAAAGCCGTTCATCGTCGAATATTTCCAGTACAAGTACCTGCTCGAAAAAGCGCAGGTCAAAGAATACATGGAGCAGCTCTACGGTCTCGATCCGTACCGCTTCTGTGTGCTGATCAAGCCGGAAGTGGTGAAGAGTGAAGAAGAACGTAAGATTCTGCAAAAGATCATCGACGAAGAAAAACCAGCTTTTTCTGAGGCACAGCTGGTCGTGCTGGAACCGCGCATCTATCTGGGCACGCATTCTTATCTGGGCATCAATACGTTCCTCTCAGAGCCTACGCTACTCGTTCTCGATGACCGTACGACGATGCCGAACAACACCGTGCTGATCGATCTCGATCGCGACAATCGGATCGGCTTGCATACACGTCTAGAACTGGACGCCAATTTAGAATAA
- a CDS encoding DUF4280 domain-containing protein yields the protein MGFVVCGGAQMQCSFGAAPSALMLLPNNKVVTTMPIANIMDNKPMVNVMPFGMCQSLANPAVASATAAALGVLTPMPCMPVTSAPWAPGSPTVHIANMPALNNNSKLMCNWGGVISIIQPGQQTIQVP from the coding sequence ATGGGTTTTGTGGTATGCGGTGGCGCACAGATGCAGTGCAGCTTTGGTGCTGCGCCGAGTGCACTGATGCTGCTTCCGAATAATAAAGTTGTAACAACGATGCCGATTGCAAACATCATGGACAACAAGCCGATGGTAAACGTGATGCCTTTTGGAATGTGCCAATCGCTGGCCAATCCGGCGGTCGCTTCGGCCACTGCTGCGGCGTTAGGTGTGCTGACACCGATGCCCTGCATGCCGGTGACTTCTGCGCCTTGGGCGCCGGGCAGCCCAACGGTGCATATTGCGAATATGCCTGCTTTAAACAACAACTCCAAGCTGATGTGCAACTGGGGCGGCGTGATTTCGATCATCCAGCCCGGTCAGCAGACGATCCAGGTGCCCTGA
- a CDS encoding TolC family protein, with protein sequence MVHIFILNKKTAAISLITACLLAGQSTVPILQSSTVVYAAAALSLQELTARAIQVSPDLKDLNSNLEKKKQELIQAYKAINIQAEKDASKHAKEHSLSRDIDLGTKVPNAQLELKKAEREIENKRREIGLEIEQLYINAYQAQLGVQKAQSELKQAQVKVDDLTKKAIFGYAKQAAVDAAKKELETVQSSVTVATLAFKSSRNELGQKVGMDLDGDFTFDVPRQYAWLNQTVLWQMIARAEGTDLELWKAIEARRLAEAKVNLIRQLYTNKFGAQTMQILESTYSSTKETDYAAFMAKYNEMLANIEAKWRGKVWVLVFSFPFLKQVPKKDLQGEYEGMRYFEDMQNSLPLAMLEFDKARLKESDTRQKLVTKIKTSYLGVKQSEASYILAMKAQDHARQATKDAEQKKKFGVLKQEELDAVKASEVQAGEMVTSAFLAYKLSLSKLDLDTSGSVVYRNGLLPYQVDSGLDPLVQPPSVDLLLGGWKLEPVAEGMTSKFTVGDLKDGLQATHFTLHSKKTGKQIGERTAIKGELLHLNLAFSDISDLYIVLYNGDQKGDEAVLEGYAPKGTLTKK encoded by the coding sequence GTGGTTCACATTTTTATTTTGAATAAGAAAACGGCTGCCATCTCATTGATCACCGCCTGCCTGCTGGCAGGCCAGTCTACAGTGCCGATCTTGCAGTCCTCGACCGTTGTTTATGCTGCGGCCGCCTTGTCCCTTCAGGAGTTGACAGCGCGCGCCATTCAAGTTAGTCCGGATCTGAAAGATCTAAACAGCAATCTGGAAAAAAAGAAGCAAGAGTTGATCCAAGCCTACAAAGCGATCAACATTCAAGCTGAGAAAGATGCGAGCAAGCATGCGAAAGAGCATAGTTTGAGTCGAGACATCGACCTCGGCACCAAGGTCCCGAACGCGCAACTGGAACTGAAAAAAGCAGAACGCGAGATCGAGAACAAGCGACGTGAGATTGGGCTTGAAATCGAGCAACTCTACATAAACGCTTACCAAGCTCAGCTTGGCGTTCAAAAGGCACAGTCCGAACTGAAACAGGCGCAAGTGAAAGTGGATGACCTGACCAAAAAGGCGATCTTCGGCTATGCCAAGCAAGCAGCTGTCGATGCTGCGAAAAAAGAGCTGGAAACGGTGCAATCGTCCGTCACGGTAGCAACGCTTGCCTTCAAGTCCAGCCGCAATGAGTTGGGGCAAAAGGTGGGCATGGATCTCGACGGCGATTTTACGTTTGACGTTCCACGTCAATATGCATGGCTCAATCAAACGGTGCTCTGGCAGATGATCGCTCGAGCCGAGGGGACCGATCTTGAGCTGTGGAAAGCGATTGAAGCTAGACGCCTCGCAGAGGCGAAAGTCAATCTGATCCGTCAATTGTATACGAATAAATTTGGCGCCCAAACGATGCAGATATTGGAATCGACCTACAGCAGCACGAAAGAGACCGACTATGCGGCATTTATGGCCAAATACAATGAAATGTTGGCGAACATCGAAGCGAAATGGCGCGGCAAAGTGTGGGTTCTCGTCTTCTCCTTCCCGTTTTTGAAACAAGTGCCTAAAAAAGATCTGCAAGGGGAGTACGAAGGCATGCGCTATTTTGAAGACATGCAGAACTCCTTGCCACTGGCCATGCTTGAGTTTGATAAAGCGCGCTTAAAAGAAAGCGACACCCGCCAAAAGCTCGTAACCAAGATCAAAACGTCTTACCTCGGTGTCAAGCAGTCGGAAGCAAGCTACATCTTAGCGATGAAAGCACAGGATCATGCGCGCCAAGCAACGAAAGATGCAGAGCAAAAGAAAAAGTTTGGCGTGCTAAAACAGGAGGAATTGGACGCGGTCAAAGCGTCGGAAGTTCAAGCGGGAGAAATGGTCACCTCAGCTTTTCTCGCGTATAAGTTATCACTTTCCAAGCTCGACCTTGACACCTCAGGCAGCGTTGTCTACCGCAATGGTTTGTTGCCCTATCAGGTGGACAGTGGCCTCGACCCGCTGGTCCAGCCGCCGAGCGTTGACCTGTTGCTCGGAGGTTGGAAACTCGAACCGGTTGCCGAGGGGATGACCAGCAAGTTTACGGTCGGCGATCTCAAAGACGGCCTTCAGGCGACCCATTTTACGCTGCATTCGAAAAAGACGGGCAAGCAGATCGGGGAGCGCACTGCGATTAAAGGTGAACTGCTCCACTTAAACCTCGCCTTCAGCGATATCAGCGATCTGTACATCGTGTTGTACAACGGAGATCAGAAAGGGGACGAAGCCGTTCTTGAAGGCTATGCTCCTAAAGGAACTTTGACCAAGAAGTAA
- a CDS encoding eCIS core domain-containing protein yields the protein MARKMHRGIAGISNTSQVKQKKKAAQVNTGSPIQSTLMQMQRSYGNQATTRFLSGQIQRKALQMSALEEEELQLKQDPAQRMAMDEEELQLKADPAQRMALDEEELQMKPAAPLQRSASSSKMPEDVQLKMETAMNADFSDVEIHEGDEASKVGALAVAQGKDIYFARGQYQPDTQTGQELLGHELKHVDQQAKGLVQPTTTVGGLPVNDDPKLEQDADEVGRKAASLKL from the coding sequence GTGGCAAGGAAGATGCATCGCGGCATTGCCGGTATTTCAAATACATCCCAAGTCAAACAGAAAAAGAAAGCCGCACAGGTAAACACAGGTTCACCGATACAAAGCACCTTGATGCAAATGCAGCGTTCATACGGCAATCAAGCCACCACTCGCTTTCTCAGCGGCCAAATCCAACGCAAGGCGCTCCAGATGTCTGCGCTTGAAGAGGAAGAACTGCAATTGAAACAAGACCCAGCACAGCGGATGGCAATGGACGAAGAGGAACTGCAACTGAAAGCAGATCCGGCACAGCGGATGGCATTGGATGAAGAGGAACTGCAGATGAAACCGGCCGCGCCTTTGCAACGCAGCGCGTCATCGAGCAAAATGCCGGAAGATGTGCAGTTGAAAATGGAGACGGCGATGAATGCCGACTTCTCTGACGTGGAGATTCATGAAGGGGACGAAGCCTCAAAAGTCGGGGCATTGGCCGTTGCACAGGGCAAGGACATCTACTTTGCCCGAGGACAGTATCAACCTGATACTCAAACTGGCCAAGAACTGCTCGGTCACGAACTCAAACACGTCGATCAACAAGCAAAAGGTCTCGTTCAACCGACCACGACGGTGGGCGGACTCCCCGTCAATGATGACCCCAAGCTAGAGCAAGATGCTGACGAAGTGGGCCGCAAAGCGGCGAGTTTGAAATTGTAA
- a CDS encoding putative baseplate assembly protein: MLPLPNLDDRLFDEIVAEARKMIPKLSPQWTDENAHDPGITLVELFSHLSEMQQYYLNRVTAKNELKFLRMLGIRLQEAKSAHVDVSFDQATTSYWMPQGTKLRGLNEPFETTEPLLLVPAKIDRILVSAQAEITDHTSANENSKVGYFAFGTSALQGSRLYIAFDRKLPVGQQITLTFNLFNNYQVPVNPLAEGEEELIPPAKVKWSFSSIDESVESRPLRLLPLPIDRDETLQLSKSGRISFTLPKAMAGMRMHPANDKDRYWICATLDEPGYEIPPKIEKILLNTVQAVHCDTKSLIQSFDGTGEMFQNEVINGYLPYYGEVEVQVQTEERGVWSIWKQVEDLNEYGPDDRCCVLYRDDEKQCFYLRFGNGDHGRIPQRGSQTIRVIANEKEYREHMLIGRSNGLPGQQFELVGTPILPESLRLQVGVRSADGRDWYWQDWSRVDDFEHSGPDDRHFVLDAASGEIYFGNSENGQIPDVCEYDNIRLIALQLGGGDRGNVQRHLITEFAQPELFASITLTNHDFAKGGTEREKLDEAKARIRRELKLPTRAVTSEDFENIALATPGLRVARVKAVPLYTVGLREYPQQQAPAQVTVVVVPYSEDPKPMPSKGFLSTVQNHLDQHRLLTTEVHVVPPEYVKITLHTVVVVNPDTKDLAARIKNVLHNYFDVLDESDPSRGWEFGRAVYKGDIYAMINQMPGVEYIQTLWFEAEGRGVHKDPSGDILLPPHGVVYSGQHQIELVSRMDV, from the coding sequence ATGCTTCCGTTGCCAAATTTAGATGACCGCCTCTTTGATGAGATCGTAGCCGAAGCCCGCAAGATGATTCCCAAACTCAGTCCGCAGTGGACGGACGAAAACGCCCACGACCCTGGAATCACGCTGGTGGAACTGTTTTCACACCTCTCGGAGATGCAGCAATACTATCTCAACCGTGTCACCGCCAAAAACGAGCTGAAATTTCTGCGGATGTTGGGGATTCGTCTACAAGAAGCAAAGTCTGCCCATGTCGATGTGTCCTTTGACCAGGCCACGACTTCCTATTGGATGCCGCAGGGCACCAAACTGCGCGGTTTGAACGAGCCGTTTGAAACGACCGAACCGCTTCTGCTCGTTCCGGCGAAGATCGACCGCATCTTGGTCAGCGCGCAGGCGGAGATCACCGATCACACATCGGCTAATGAAAACAGCAAAGTGGGTTATTTCGCATTTGGCACGAGCGCGTTGCAGGGTAGCCGCCTTTACATCGCCTTTGACCGCAAACTTCCGGTCGGACAGCAGATCACCTTGACCTTCAATCTTTTTAACAACTACCAAGTTCCGGTCAACCCGTTAGCAGAGGGGGAAGAGGAACTGATTCCGCCCGCAAAAGTGAAATGGAGCTTCTCCTCGATCGACGAGTCGGTTGAAAGTCGTCCGCTGCGCTTGTTACCATTGCCCATCGATCGCGATGAAACACTGCAGCTCTCCAAAAGCGGTCGGATCAGCTTCACGTTGCCGAAAGCGATGGCAGGTATGCGGATGCACCCAGCTAACGATAAGGACCGCTATTGGATTTGCGCCACGCTGGACGAACCAGGTTATGAAATCCCGCCGAAGATCGAAAAGATTCTCTTGAACACCGTCCAAGCGGTGCATTGCGACACAAAAAGCCTCATTCAGTCGTTCGACGGTACGGGGGAGATGTTTCAAAATGAGGTGATCAACGGGTATCTTCCCTACTATGGCGAGGTCGAAGTACAGGTGCAGACTGAGGAGCGGGGAGTGTGGAGCATCTGGAAACAGGTCGAGGATTTGAACGAGTACGGCCCGGACGACAGATGCTGCGTGCTGTACCGCGATGATGAAAAACAGTGCTTCTACTTGCGATTTGGAAATGGCGATCACGGGAGGATTCCGCAGCGCGGCTCGCAGACGATCCGTGTGATCGCTAATGAAAAAGAGTATCGCGAGCACATGTTGATCGGGCGCAGCAATGGATTGCCCGGACAGCAATTTGAACTTGTCGGCACGCCGATCTTGCCCGAGTCGCTGCGCCTTCAAGTCGGGGTGCGCTCGGCGGATGGGCGCGACTGGTACTGGCAGGATTGGTCGCGGGTCGATGATTTTGAACACTCCGGCCCGGACGACCGTCATTTTGTACTCGATGCGGCCAGCGGTGAGATTTATTTTGGCAACAGCGAAAACGGGCAGATTCCAGATGTCTGTGAGTATGACAACATTCGTCTGATCGCACTGCAACTGGGGGGCGGCGATCGCGGCAATGTGCAGCGGCACCTGATCACTGAGTTTGCGCAACCGGAGCTGTTTGCTTCGATCACCTTGACCAACCACGACTTTGCCAAAGGTGGTACGGAGCGTGAGAAGCTAGACGAAGCGAAAGCGAGAATCCGCCGTGAGCTGAAGTTGCCGACGCGAGCGGTGACCAGCGAGGATTTTGAAAACATCGCCCTTGCCACGCCTGGCTTGCGTGTCGCCCGTGTCAAAGCGGTGCCGCTCTATACGGTCGGCTTGCGCGAATATCCGCAGCAACAAGCGCCTGCACAGGTGACGGTCGTCGTCGTGCCATACAGCGAGGACCCGAAGCCGATGCCAAGCAAAGGGTTCCTGAGCACGGTGCAAAACCATCTCGACCAACACCGGCTGCTGACTACCGAAGTTCACGTCGTGCCACCAGAGTATGTGAAGATCACTTTGCATACGGTGGTGGTCGTCAATCCCGATACAAAAGATCTGGCCGCTCGGATCAAAAATGTACTGCACAACTATTTCGATGTGCTCGACGAGTCGGACCCCAGCCGTGGCTGGGAGTTCGGACGTGCGGTCTACAAAGGTGACATTTACGCGATGATCAACCAGATGCCGGGCGTCGAGTATATCCAGACGCTCTGGTTTGAAGCGGAAGGGCGAGGCGTACACAAAGACCCGAGCGGAGACATTTTGTTGCCGCCGCACGGGGTGGTCTACTCCGGCCAGCACCAGATCGAACTGGTTTCCCGAATGGACGTGTAA